Proteins found in one bacterium HR11 genomic segment:
- a CDS encoding putative membrane protein: protein MILPEWLRTITDVQAIIQWGGVLGVALVVFVETGLFVGFFLPGDSLLVTAGILAAAGHLDLSLLLGLTALAAIAGDQVGYGIGRRAGEALYRRPDSRWFRRSHLERAHAFYEKYGAKTIVLARFVPIVRTFAPAVAGAALMRYRRFVTYNVVGGLLWVFSMVLTGYTLGRAVPDIQKYLHWVIALVVFLSILPGIIEAWRSGRVARRALRTVPPEVPRRVSSSPSVE, encoded by the coding sequence ATGATCTTACCCGAGTGGCTTCGCACCATCACGGACGTGCAAGCCATCATCCAATGGGGGGGTGTCCTGGGGGTCGCCCTGGTCGTATTCGTCGAGACGGGCCTGTTTGTCGGCTTCTTTCTGCCCGGGGACTCTCTCTTAGTGACGGCCGGTATCCTGGCGGCAGCCGGTCACCTGGATTTGAGCCTGCTGTTGGGCCTGACGGCCCTGGCGGCCATCGCCGGGGACCAGGTCGGCTACGGGATCGGCCGGCGGGCCGGCGAGGCCCTGTACCGGCGGCCTGACAGTCGGTGGTTTCGCCGGTCGCATCTGGAGCGGGCGCATGCCTTTTATGAAAAGTACGGGGCCAAGACCATCGTCCTGGCCCGATTCGTGCCCATCGTCCGGACCTTTGCGCCAGCCGTGGCCGGGGCGGCCCTGATGCGGTACCGACGTTTTGTGACGTATAATGTCGTAGGCGGTCTCCTATGGGTCTTCAGTATGGTCCTGACGGGTTATACGCTGGGCCGTGCCGTGCCGGATATCCAGAAGTACCTCCATTGGGTCATCGCCCTCGTCGTGTTCCTATCGATCTTGCCTGGCATCATCGAGGCTTGGCGGAGCGGGCGGGTGGCCCGGCGGGCTCTACGGACGGTACCGCCCGAAGTACCCCGACGGGTTTCGAGTTCCCCCTCGGTCGAGTAG